aTTGTACTCATGCACATAACATATAAAGATACATTTGCTTGACGCGAGACCAGGTCAGGGCGTAgcatgtataattaattaataatgattaattaaattgtgatatacttatcaataaatattcatgtgtgttatgaatataaaaaaaaataaaaaattgtattattattattcctatCAAGCGAGTTCTTTAAATTTACCGTTTTTGTTATGTCAGACATTGAATGTTTTCTCGTGGtttttgtaaagttttattGTCAGCTAAATGAACATAGAGGcaagaaattatataaaatagagTGAAACGGCAcacaatttgatttaaaaactgAACATGTTGAGGTTTATAAATCTAACTGAATTCAAATAAGCAACcaggtaaaataaaatttaacttaaaaataaattgtaacaaaTTCTATGTGATATTTGAGTGATGTTTAgcataaaaaagtatataaaataattgtattaaaattaaataaataaacttattatgAAGTCAttcgtttttatattaaaaatttaataatattaattatgtataaaaaattataagtaattataataaatattaaattactgcAACTCTAATATTGCGGATCCAATAAGCGTAAAATTCGTCAAATATTCGATCAAAATGATTCGTAGTAATGTTTCGAGAAGTAGTAGttaatttcaaaaatgttttagtGTGACCCCGTTTTTGGGTTAAGACAATTCACAAGCAACAAGCAAGCAATAATGATGTACATACGTATACATACACACTGTGTTTATGTGCATTATTATTGCACCGAATAGAGTTAAGATGTCAGAGAAAGCAATAAAATTTATAGCAGATAcgatattattatgtacacaacaatcataataatgtattttattataattgttaaaaactactaaaaattacaaataaataaatgagagattaaaACAATAATGATACAATATTATGCTTATtgagataaatttaaataaatattaattgtaatatttattaagttatattGTGGCAGAACTTACGaactattacaaaaaataactgACTCCCTAAAACTAAGTGTAAACTAAGTTTTATATCAGCCAAAAAGTATAAAGTAAATGGAAATGTAAGGAATAGTTACAGCACTAGTGCGAACTACGTTGAGTCTATAGTTTACCACCTAAGCAATAGAAGCAATCAGGATCTTCTATGAAAAAGGATCGATCAGTTAGGGATCGAGTTCCGAGTCGGGCTTCAAAATATTAGGGTTGCCCTTCAAGAAATTCTAAATAGCAGTTTAGAAGTTGGATGGTCACTCTGAACCCTACCATATTAAACTGTATAGAGcgacataaaagagtagaagtTAGTAAAAATTCAACTAATAAACTCGCTGTGTGGCCACACCAAATTTATTGTCATTTTCAAAACGAtctgtcattatagagcaaCCCATCAATATTGATAATTACCAGacgaattacaaaaaatatttaaataagatttactttcttttaaatttaataaatgtatatcatGAAATTAGCTATCTTAGTACTCATACCATGATGCTCGGGGCTAAATAGGGATATAACGAGTTacgaatataatttattagatagtaatattattttcaaccgatcatcttatttaaaataagaacataatattattatatgcgtatacaataaaatatcaattattaacaaGTTGCAGCCTAAGTGGTTGACAGAATACAGTGTTACCATAAGAACGACATAAGTGACTACAgcgccctcatttattttctactcttttgtgtCTATATCCTATGCACTATAGATCATGatggaaatattataaaatatatatgagaCATAATATCTCAGTGGCTATGAAATCTGCCTTCAAATCGAAATTATAAGGACCACCGCTTATGTGACGCAACGCTCTGTCGTAccatgacaaaacactgtatctaaacAATATCCATTTTCGTAGTCACatctttttaatttcagacCTCTATTACCTATTAGCTGTATACTTTTAAAGCACTTTCCAGTTTCCTtttcaagattaaaaaaaaaatataatatataaatcgaaattcatttatttcgagTAGGCTTAATTTATAAGTGCTTTTTTCATAACATCAAGTTTTACTCTTTCAacatactttaaaatatatgtacgaCTCTTCCAGTAAATGTGTGTTACAACACTGGATCTAAAGATACGGTGTAATGTCATAGTACTGCAGTGCGTTGTATTTGTCACCATTTCATACAAACAACaacacaaattatttattttgtcttattttttcattaaaactaAATGCAAACGTTCAGTCTTGGAATGTTGGAAAGAAGAggcaaaacatgaaaaaaatagtttttgtcTATTCCGGCGTCAGAGCAGGATTTCCTAAACAATGGGCTTTGTTTAGTTGATTATTATACATTTGTATGAgacaaattattttgtgttatatGAGACAAATTATTTTGTGTCATATTACAATGGTTTAGTTAGACTATACAGAGATCGTAGCACTCCTCCTACTCCAAGTGGTGTAATATCCAGCATTtcaaatatataccctcatttgttatttatttgggatagcaaataaatgatagaaaatatatttacattgacacatAGCATATagattgcctagttaaattgcgccCAGGCACATtcttcatacaaaatctaggaaaccatgaactagatcaaaggcaaccttaAGCCAGTaaccagttaaattaagcataaaatgagttttcatttgacatattagacatCTCAGcagtttctcaacgtgtgggccttaaaatgaacatgagtaagACGAAGATCATCGATTTGATAGTGGTAGATAATGAATTTATCACCCAAGCCCGCGAACCcacattggggcagcgtggtggtggTTCAAATCTTGTCTCTGTAAGAAGAGGCCTGGGCATATAGTGGGTCATGAAAATGTGCTGATGAATATTGTTTGGGAAACCCTGCTTCCGATTTTAGAGTATCATAGCATGCTAAACTGGTAAACTGAGTAACATATctcaacaaattaattatgaagTAAATTTCACAAAACAGATTAAGAGCCGGTTGACAACCTTCTGATAAGTATTGGATAGTCTCACTTTaagttttgttactttttaaccgacttcaaaaaggaatAGGTACACAAGTTgaccggtatttttttttactttatgtaaaataacaaagaaaaaacatgtaaataagCTATCAAACACTTATCAGACGGCGCAAGGCCCTGTTGTGCGGCGACAGTAAATACAACATTATGCGCTAAGTAGTGTGTCACAaccattttaaaacaaataaataataacatttggACACAAGACAACAATAACACTATGAATTTAAACAAATCGTAAATTCAATAAAGCAATTCGTTACGAGCTACGAGTAATTCAGTTAGGACGACCATAGACAAACCAGACCTAAGCgaatttgaaaactaaaaatcgTCAAAGCATACAATAATTTCCAGGATATTTCTGTTTGTAaaccaaaatattaattaccatCTGCGTCAGCAAAGTCgtcagttaaatattttttatggataagttttattaaatataattatagtaggCATACTcctaaaataaatttagaaacCTACCTACTCCTAAATGTATGTGTGATGTATTCTAATTTGTAAAGGTTTGTATAGAATATAGACTAATAGTAAAACTATCATTACCATACTATGTCAAAACACTGTATCCAAAAACatcgaaattaattaattttaattaggcttaatttacaagcacttttaaaacatcaagCTTGACCTCCTTGTGTCCCTTATTGGTAGATACAGTATATGTACTCTATGAATGCATTTCTCAGTGCCGAAACTGTTGAAAGGAAACACTGTATCTGTAGATACACTGTAATGTCATAGTACGGTAGAATGTATTTGAATAcaacattttgtaaattgaaaattacgaTTACAAATTGTAAATCAGACTATATATGGAATGCACGAAATAACAACGTAagatcataataaaaataaagaaaatagattATCATCGCCCTGTATCGAGTCATGACGTCATAGTGTGACAAACATGTCAAGTGTGACATACATATCATAGTGTGAACAATATGTCAAGTGTGACATATATATCATAGTGTGACAAATATGTCAGTGTGACAATGTGATAGTGTGACATTAGTGACACGCTTAAGCTTTCCTCACAAGAAGGCAGCAGGCCGTCAGTCCCGTAGACACTCTGGCGAGCGCTGTGAAACAGATCGAACGCCTCGCGAAGTCGATTTTCTCGCAGAACACCTGTAAACGAGAAATATTTAGATACTACCGATTCGGTATTtgagtatttatttatcaaaccacaaaattgattatttttagaaaataatatttttttgtagaaaatgggtatatttatatataccatCCCGGACTTTATTGTAGATTATAAAAGAGGATTGCATGTTGTTATATCTTCAAGGGCAGCGTCACAATTACACAAATCTTGacgaaatattttaaactagctgatatccgcgactttgtccgcataAAATTAAATCGtgtccattcaaaatttcagccaaatccattcagtagtttttctCACAAATCTCGTGAGAACATTAGTCCACCTGCGGGGagcgaaccaccacctctcggtgatcaGTACAGCAcctttactgttgagctattaaggcttctTTCTTTAAAATCTGTAACCAACCTTGAATGACTGCGGTATTTCTTCAATAGCACGATGTATGAGCGTATTATTCACATATAAGCAGTTGGCCGCTCCATTCTCTGGGACAGTGAGGGTCTGGTACGTGAACGTGGCCCCATTCTCAATCCTCTTCAGCATTTCCTTAGCTTCTTTGCTCGCAGACACGCACAGTATGTCTGGGCCAGCAGTGCTGATGTATCGTTTTAAGTGTCGCACACCTTTGGAAACCTAAAATGCATGTTATTTTATGTGAAAACTGCAGggcatgggccttttgtaggaccTTCCAagcatcatgatcctgagccgcctgcagccagcgaatgtctgcgactcgcttgatgtcagtacacctggtcgaccaacactgcgttccATAGAGCCATTCTAGCACCTGAGGACCCGAACGTCcatcgctgagctatgtcggtacaGAATGCATGGTACTGTATGGTATAATATAatggttatttatttttgtgttttcttcAGAAAAGAGCATAACCGTGGCTCGCCCTATAGTGAACCTATAAAGAAGGAGGCCTGGCCCTATAATGAGCCCATAAAGAAGGGAGGCTGGCAATATAGTGagtctataaaaaaaaagactggtCCTATAGCAAGTCTATAAAGAAGAAAGTCTGGCCCTGTAGTGAGGCTATAAAGAAGGAAGCGCCGTACAATACTTGTCGATATTTATGTGGAtatgttccacatgacgataatctagctaaaattgttcaaaatatGTACTTGGACCTGGCTGAGAAGATTACCGTCATGtcgaatgttgagtcaactattaatgttccgatagtcgtttcagtcaatggtcttatagcgtaaagctttgaccaacaccttaagaagctttcgcttaactgctgggtCAAGGGTCatatacagaaggcagtgattctcgAAACGGTCCGTATTGTGAGGAGAATCCTCACACTGTAGCCCTAACCGTCTGTTGCTTGCACACTCAAAAGCTCTGCAGTGGGAgggatacatttttttataattttttaatagtgttttgtattttatatttatgttaaaaattgaaagaaaaaggataaacaaataaataagcagaaataaaatatacataacgaATTACCTTAATAGGTGTGCAAGGAAACTCAGGGAATGCATCTGCTAATGCACTGGCACCTGCTTCATTGCTGGTTTCGGAAATGCCAACAAAGAACTCCCTCCCTGgaaaaaatagtagattatgaaacactTGCGTAATAAAGGTTATTAAAGctagagtgttttttttttatattctttacaagttagcccttcactacaatctcacctgatggtatctaagtgatgatgcaatctaagatgcaagcagcctaacttgttaggaggaggttgaaaatccacacacatttcGGGTTCTACAGGCtataggaacgctaaatcgattgacggtacgtctttgccggtagggtggtaactagccacggtggaaaactcccaccagccagacctatacatactaataatatagaggtaaagtatgAGTAATCGACAGaaccgattataaaaattcttttaacactagaaagccacgttatttgtaagtgtcaaagactatgtaaaaaatgtgcgtgtcgggccacgcgcagagtaGGGTTCCTTAGATTAAGTTACTTAGATTAAGCACTTTAATCCAATTACGACCACaatttataacataaattataataacctCTTAGTTTGTCGTCagctgaaaataaatttaattatgactCTCTTACCAGTGAACAGTACATCTGAACCAGCAAGTTTAGCTTCAGGGTCTGTGATATCAATAATTGTTTGTCCAAGGTCTTTTTGCAACACTTCTTTGAGGGCATCCatctataatgaaaaaaaaaaacagtttatagTTTGACATTAGTAATACTGTAATACTGGAGGGGTAATAAAGAAATTAGATTTAAGTTGTCCCAATTGCTGCTAGCTACAGAACTCATATATGCACCACAAGATGTTTTGTGatgatacataatattatcaaccCTAAATGGCTAATTAGTTGTGTCACTCCCAAAAGAGGAGTGTGACAGAGAATTTAACTCCATAAACAATTTATGGCAAGTGCACAGATGATCAGAGCTGGGTTGGGTGTAAGTAAGAATAAGGGAGATGCAATTATTGAAAGTATTCAAGGccagagtctttacaaacattTTCATGATAGAGTACTTCAAATTATATGTGAAGCCATAGTAGTAGCCTTTTAgtaggttctgcacctgattggactttgtTAATGGATatgtatgaaaaacattataaaatccctaTATGGATGTGGCTATTTCAAGATAGATACTTgttgagcttactgtgccgtgggagactaacattcctaGGGACCacattataaaagtgaataaatattatgacctaacaaatgaactaagaaTGGCTATATAGTTAGTCTGTATGCCAtggaagtaggtgcgagaggattaccagcaaaatctctcaaAAAAATTCAGGACTCTGCTtggagattttctctctaccacgcgattgacctggcacccgcacggtgaatccatggaatactaagatattcgtctctcagTTGAGCACTCACATTTCTTTGGCTGTGTACGGCCTGAATAAGTGCCACAGCTTGGGCGGCGACTTCAGGCAAAGTATCCATAGATTATTGATGGAACCTCAccttaatgttaataataagtaatgtttGTTGCAAAACCAAAGAGATCAATCAcaacaataaaattttcttaGTATTTGATTGTTCGATATCAACAAACAGGCTCCAAATTgtcttttgtttctttaaattctggttcgaaattcaaaaaaagACTATTGAATGAAATTATGAATGTGCCAGGTTCAAAACTGCATAAACACTTTTTGTtcgacataatattataaaattttagctAGGACCAAACGAAACTGAAAATGCAAGGTGGGCCAATAGATGTGTCTAGAAAATTGAAATGTTGTGTCAAGTATTGTCTTGAAATGAAATATTCAAAGTTCTAtgtagagtcgtgatagcccagtggataaaacCTTTGCCCAAGATTCTggaaaataagaaattaaatatcacatgtctcaaatggtgaaagaaaaacatcaagaggaaaccagagaatttttgtaattctctgtgtgtgtgaagtctgccaatccgcattggaccagcatggtggactataaaaccctcttattctgagaagaaactcaAACTTAGCAGTGAGttaaaatatgggttgataatgatgaaagttgAATGAAACGCTCAAATGTTCATCTTTGGTGCCACTACCATAACTAACTATATGTTTTGAAGATATCTAGCCATTAGGCCCCTAGACTTTCTAAAACTTCCTttcgatattataataatattataaatgcataaTGAATCAAATActtgaagaaaattaaattgtacTCACAATAATTTCCTCTGTAGCAGAAATTGGACGCGGGAACAGAGCGATGCCGTGGCACACAATCACCAAATCTTCGAATACTATGTTTTCAGGGAAAAATGCATCCGTTTCTATATCTATCAGTTCGAGATTTAGCTCTCTGAGTAATCGCAAGTAATTGTCGTACTGACGCCGAGCGTCGTTCAAGTCTGCTTTATCCGTAACTCGAAGTTCTGGTAGTAACTTTCCAACTATGGCATGAGTATACTCATGCATTTTGAAATCCATTTCTTCGTATGACGCCCAGCCCAACCGACGCCCAAATTCCAATTGGGCGAACGGCCAAACCCCACAGTTTAGAATAAACACTTGGTGGAGATGGAGACAGATAATTCTACACTGAGATTCACTGATCAAAAGATGCACGTGTTTTAACTACTGACCGATATCATTTGTTTTCTAAACTGTAATTATGTGTTGAAAAATTTGTATTGGAATTACGAATTTATAGCAATTtacattttgtcttttttttgacATGACATGACTAACACCACAGAACACTGATACCACAAAACACTAATACTCTGTAACTCTGATCACAGGATACTAATACTGATTACTGACTAATACAGGCGAGGCgaacacagacgacaaatgacgATGATCATAGAtaatacatcatattatttaatactagcggacgcccgcgacttcgtccacgtaaaaATCTATGtcaacttttaacccctatttcacacccttctatttatagttTTGCAAACTTTATAacgtatacctaataaatagtccactaattttacatttacaattaactagcggacgcccgcgacttcgtccgcgtgaaagtcgttgtaaactttcaactacccctatcctaccctaccctacccctaccctacccaaccttctttatttattccccccccccccgcgagtcgcatcgagcgcggcaaccgttacacaaaaaaaatccatatagcatgaattagtattcacgcgcgatggcttagcgtatttcttgtataactttggtgtttctttaccgatttttatgattctttttttattgaatggggatgatgactaggtttgaatatattgatttttatgatacattcgggtaaatagggtcaatgttaactaatttatacataaaaagcaaggattgtctggatatttgcaaaataaatgagattataaaatttcaaaaactattaaaaaaaaattatcgtaattagatgaaaattcatacagttttagcttccttacattaaatatgacattttttattatatgaactataaagataaacgcacaaataacaaagatattagtaattttgtttgaacgcgcatacaaatgtaacgatcattacattgcctatgacgtcattttttcgagccattttgtatggggcgtttttcagggatccgtggcaacgccgcaaatctgactctttaaatccctgtagctccgaaagtaatgatcgcagatatcctgttccttttacaaaattgctttactattagtatactcttaatttatatacaatttaaaaaactgtcatcatccctatttaatgttaacttttttagctagggatgagtgatgagtgttataaacataagagtagacagacataattagaaagctccgaactgttAAGCTATCggaagttacacgtgttattgtgagtcaaccataaaagatcgacatatatatgctgttgtgtttttatagataattttaaggagaacatttccgtcatacatgatttctatgtatcTTTAACCATTAaagctgtacacgcgacggaagctaaaaaaattgagtaacatctcccgttttctcaacatttctcttcactgctctgctcctattgatcgtaacgtaatgaaaagtatactataacctgcccaggagtatgtagaataattgcaccaagtttcgttaaaatccgtccagtagtttttgtttctataaagaacatacagacagacagacagacaaaaattttactgattgcatttttggcatcagtatcgatcactaatcaccccctgatagttattttggaaatatatttcatgtacagaattgacctctctacagatttattataagtatagatatagatgtaaCTAAGAAAATGAAGGactatccatacaaactttctacccctacttcactcgtttctgattttattttcgtattatggtctcaaaaaaactttttaagcacagttttatttgaatttatttagtggtttcagcgtgatgcccggtcaaaaaaaggcagacagacagacaaaaataacaaaaaagtagTAATATGATGATTAAAGCGCTCTAGAGTTGCTGActtttttcttgaaaataacTTCTACCATAGGAGATCGGTCGAATAAGACTTGAAAGTGTTCATTGTTGAAAATAGTGgcaaaaatagtagattgttatacgaGGGGCTacaaagacccattatatacgaggtatttttagggcccgtgACTTAAGGCGAGGgtcgctaaatagaaaccgagttttaAGTGGGTTTATCCTCACGTGTTACACtttacttttcactacgattgcgaaaaaataaaatagtttagtacaacattcaatgatttattttaattgaaaattaaatgtacaaagtctacaattttggatattaaggaagatgcttttacccggtaacataatttccgactactgtgaagatgaataatgagtatatgacgtaaacgtgggagataatagtttaaaaaattcctttcgtaagtgaatccattcgttgttgttttctccactttacctaggtaggtatttaacttagaccattaatggtctaaggtatTTAAgcaaatgcgtctcgactttgatggtaacagattgaaaatttcatccatctccaaattaggatcaacattctcactagatgaagactacaataacaatttattttgaaaaatatggaAGTTACGGTCACatatttacaatgaatttcttaaaaaaatgaagtgtgtattattcacgccaatttgttttttaaattctcgctttttaattttatttttctttcacgtGAGAAAAAGCCAAAGGATAAAAGGCAAaattacaccgtacaggatgtcccatgtcttcaaatctcgctctattcgcaactcaataaaaattaaataaaataatttacgcattctacagacaagaacgctgcattgcATTCTAAttgcaagtttttatatttataaagttctgactaaattctttatgttgccgcatgcggtgacaaacattgaTACTTTATTCTTTGCCCTTAGGAAAGTATTTGTCGCCGCCTGCAACATCACAAAGAATTTAGCCAGaactttatacagatattgtgatacctacttgtttttaaccgacctcaaaaaggaggaggttctcaattcggtcggtattttttttttttttatgtatgtactccgattactcaaagacgcctggaccgatttcaaaaattctttttttgttcgaaacggtatagtccccatttggtcccattgccgtcatgtcaagatctgatgatggaatcctggagaaattgaggggaactttcgaaacttctatgggtgtctagtgtgttcgtaaacttttccatttagtacttttaagcactacaatttcatgaaggtttaaaatcgatctgatgatggagccataaaactgacgagggaactcctcggcgatttacagcagttaccttgtgtttgggcttgattaatttgtattaatgagaactttccacatagataggttgtgactgtcacttaggggtttggtgatgaagaccaaggacaattaagggaactccgtaacagtttacagtaactaccttgtgtttggccttgattaattcgtattgctgagaactttctacctagatgagttgtgtctgttattagaggtctgatgatgaagatcaaggtcaattaagggaaccccttaacggtttacggtagctaccttgtgcttgggcttgattaatttgtattgctgagaattttgtaccaagatgggttgtgactgtcattagggtagggttctgatgtattcgtttgagatgaaattttacactaaaaatggaaaaataataaagattttaataaaaaaaatacaaccgacttcaaaacctaaaaacgtacctgctgatcagtatgaaggcggtgcttagccggtgttgtcttaatttaagccatttctgacaggaccacatgaaacaacacggTCTGCAAAAAATCTTAATCtataacatggcttgaattaat
This genomic interval from Bicyclus anynana chromosome Z, ilBicAnyn1.1, whole genome shotgun sequence contains the following:
- the LOC128199711 gene encoding N(G),N(G)-dimethylarginine dimethylaminohydrolase 1; translation: MDFKMHEYTHAIVGKLLPELRVTDKADLNDARRQYDNYLRLLRELNLELIDIETDAFFPENIVFEDLVIVCHGIALFPRPISATEEIIMDALKEVLQKDLGQTIIDITDPEAKLAGSDVLFTGREFFVGISETSNEAGASALADAFPEFPCTPIKVSKGVRHLKRYISTAGPDILCVSASKEAKEMLKRIENGATFTYQTLTVPENGAANCLYVNNTLIHRAIEEIPQSFKVFCEKIDFARRSICFTALARVSTGLTACCLLVRKA